GGGCATCGACGGCGGCGGGAAGCCCCGATCCGGCGGGTTCCGGTAACCTGAGCGGGCGGGCCGCTAGCTCAATGGCAGAGCTGTGGACTTTTAATCCATAGGTTCAGGGTTCGAGTCCCTGGCGGCCCACTCTTTCGTAGCTCAGCGGCCCCTTGTGAGGCCGGTGGAGTCGCGATCATGGGCGATACAGCTGCCAGGGCGGAGATGCGGATCAGTTTCGACGGGATCCGGCCGTTCGGGTGGCATCGAGGGTTTCTCGCTTCGCCTACCGTCACTACCTGTGACCGACCCGTACCAGGTGCCCTAACCGCCGAAACGGCGGACGCTGCGCACCGTGTTGATCGTCGTCGGGGTAGTCGTGGTGCTGTGCTGCGGTGGCGCCGGCATCGGCGGCTTCTTCCTTTACAAGGGGATCAAGAGCGCTACAGCCTCGGCGCAGCAGGCTGCCGAGTCGTTCGTGAGCGATCTGGAAGCCGACGATGCGGACGCGGCGTACGGGCTGCTGTGCAGCGACACGCGCGGCAGGTACACGAGGGACACGTTCACCCAGGGCATCGCCAAGCAGCCGAAGATCCGCGGCCATGAGATCAACGGCGTCAACGGCCGCACGTCGGCGACGGTGAACATGGGCCTCACACCGGACAGCGGCTCCACCGACCGGCACGTATTCGTCCTGGTGAAGGAGGATGGATCCTGGAAGGTGTGCGGCCAGCCGTACTGAGCCCTTGGGAGCCGTGTCAGGAAGCCGCCACTGACCTACGTCGATGCCACGAGCGGCCATAGGTTGCGTGGACATGAGACTGAAACTCGCCCTTGCCGTCGTAACCGCGGCGCTCGCATCCGTCATCGTCCTCCCGGCCGCCGCCCAGGCCGCACCGGACAGCCTGGCCTGCGCCGCGGCCGGCAGCTACAGCAAGGTCGTCGACGGCACGCCGACGACCTTCTGGCTGGTCGGCTCCGTGAGCACCTATCGGTACTGGCACGTCGTCGACGCCACCTCCGACAACTACCAGCGCAGCTACGTCGTGCGGTGCAGCGGCGAAACGGTCGTCACCGCCACGGATCTGGCGGTGACCGCCACCGGCGGTGATCGATGCGGCAGCACCTCCACCACCCAGTTCCAGTACGTCGGCGCGCGGACCGGCCTCGAGCCGAATCCGGGCTGGCCAGGGTTCTACCTGGAGTACGAGTACCACTACTGGCACGTGAAGCGCTGGGTCTGGTCCGGATTCTTCGGTTACTGGACCTACGACCACTCAGAACTCGCCCGCTGCCTGATCTGAGGCGGGTTGTTGAGCGCCGCCTGGACAACGGGCTTCCACCGGGCAGCGAAGGCGTCGGCGAATCGCTCGTGGTCCGATCGCCGCCGTATGGCGTCCACCTTCCGGGCGCGGTGTTGCAGCAGATGATGGCCCAGCTCGTGCAGCAGTACGTCGAAGCGCATGAAGTCCCGCAGCCGTGCCGCCTCGCCTGCCGGTTGTTCGTACAGGAAGATCTCGCCCGGTGCTCTGGTCCTGCCGTAGACCACCGACC
This genomic interval from Micromonospora sp. CCTCC AA 2012012 contains the following:
- a CDS encoding Rv0361 family membrane protein, which produces MLIVVGVVVVLCCGGAGIGGFFLYKGIKSATASAQQAAESFVSDLEADDADAAYGLLCSDTRGRYTRDTFTQGIAKQPKIRGHEINGVNGRTSATVNMGLTPDSGSTDRHVFVLVKEDGSWKVCGQPY